In the Staphylococcus sp. IVB6240 genome, one interval contains:
- the dprA gene encoding DNA-processing protein DprA — MTEPLSNKQLLLLLIYSGFTTRQIYRLFPDFEKLVGKKHILIERLEACRDRHIQAKVNTLKTIDIHVIEQQLITQNIHAVSIDDSQYPHLLKYIYDPPPILFCRGKCQLLKHSNTLAIVGSRVHTQYTNKVLSDFMPHFAKAKLTIVSGLAKGADALAHEIAIKNGCATIGVLGFGHLHHYPRDTRYLRDEMEKYHITISEYPPFVPPAKFRFPERNRIISGLSKGVFITEAKERSGALITVDQALQQNRNVYVLPGDIYNPYTKGNLLRIQEGAEIILSEKDIMKDYCQ, encoded by the coding sequence ATGACAGAACCGTTATCAAATAAACAGCTACTTTTACTCCTCATTTATAGTGGTTTTACAACCCGCCAAATTTATAGATTATTCCCAGATTTTGAAAAACTTGTAGGTAAGAAACATATATTAATAGAAAGGCTTGAGGCATGTCGAGACAGACATATCCAAGCTAAAGTAAATACGCTTAAAACTATAGATATCCATGTGATTGAACAACAATTGATTACTCAAAATATTCATGCTGTCAGTATTGATGACTCCCAATATCCTCATTTATTAAAGTACATTTATGATCCACCACCTATTCTTTTCTGCAGAGGTAAATGCCAACTTTTAAAACATTCCAATACACTTGCAATTGTAGGATCACGAGTACATACACAATATACGAACAAAGTATTAAGTGATTTTATGCCACATTTTGCAAAAGCGAAATTGACAATTGTTTCCGGTCTAGCAAAAGGTGCGGATGCACTTGCTCATGAAATTGCGATTAAAAATGGCTGTGCAACAATCGGTGTATTAGGCTTTGGACATTTACATCATTATCCAAGAGATACTAGATACTTACGTGATGAGATGGAGAAATATCATATAACAATCAGTGAATATCCGCCATTCGTTCCACCGGCAAAATTTCGTTTTCCAGAACGAAATAGAATCATTAGTGGTCTTTCAAAAGGTGTTTTCATTACAGAGGCGAAAGAACGAAGTGGTGCACTAATTACAGTGGATCAAGCACTTCAACAAAATCGCAATGTGTATGTTTTACCGGGGGATATATATAATCCTTATACAAAAGGCAATTTGCTTAGAATTCAAGAAGGTGCTGAAATTATATTATCAGAAAAAGATATTATGAAAGATTATTGTCAATAA
- the topA gene encoding type I DNA topoisomerase: MAENLVIVESPAKAKTIEKYLGKKYKVIASMGHVRDLPRSQMGVDVEDNYEPKYITIRGKGPVVKELKRHAKKAKKVFLASDPDREGEAIAWHLANILDLEDQTDNRVVFNEITKDAVKASFKNPRGIEMELVDAQQARRILDRLVGYNISPVLWKKVKKGLSAGRVQSVALRLVIDRENEIRNFKPEEYWTIEGAFRYQKSKFTAKFLHYKGKPFKLTNKDDVKLITDALDGDRFEVTKVTKKERTRKPANPFTTSTLQQEAARKLNFKARKTMMIAQQLYEGIDLKRGGTVGLITYMRTDSARISKDAQAEAKSYIEKQYGKEYISKTVNKGKQGDQDAHEAIRPTSTLRTPDEVKNYLTRDQFRLYKLIWERFVASQMAAAILDTVAVDIEQGDIKFRANGQTIKFKGFMTLYVEADDDAKKEKENRLPKLEEGNEVIATNIEPAQHFTQPPPRYTEARLVKTLEELKIGRPSTYAPTIDTIQKRNYVKSESKRFVPTELGEIVHEQVKEYFPEIIDVDFTVNMETLLDRIADGEIAWRKVVGDFYNSFKQDVARAESEMEKIEIKDEPAGEDCEVCGHPMVIKMGRYGKFMACSNFPDCRNTKAIVKPIGVKCPTCKEGDVVERKSKKNRIFYGCSNYPECDFVSWDKPIGRDCPKCNHYLAEHKKGRTTQVVCSNCDYKEEAVK; the protein is encoded by the coding sequence TTGGCAGAGAATCTTGTCATTGTTGAATCGCCTGCAAAAGCTAAAACAATAGAAAAATATTTAGGAAAAAAATATAAAGTGATTGCCTCAATGGGACATGTGCGAGACTTACCGCGCAGTCAAATGGGCGTAGATGTAGAAGATAACTACGAACCTAAATATATTACAATTCGTGGGAAAGGTCCTGTCGTTAAAGAGTTAAAGAGACATGCAAAGAAAGCAAAAAAAGTCTTTCTTGCAAGTGACCCGGACCGTGAAGGTGAAGCAATTGCATGGCATTTAGCAAATATATTAGACCTAGAAGATCAAACAGATAATAGAGTCGTATTCAACGAAATTACAAAAGATGCAGTGAAGGCAAGTTTCAAAAACCCACGTGGTATTGAAATGGAGCTCGTGGATGCACAACAAGCGCGACGTATTTTAGATAGATTAGTTGGTTATAACATTTCTCCTGTACTTTGGAAGAAAGTAAAAAAAGGGTTATCAGCAGGGCGTGTACAATCCGTCGCTTTAAGACTTGTGATTGATCGAGAAAATGAAATCAGAAACTTCAAACCAGAAGAGTATTGGACAATTGAAGGCGCATTTCGTTATCAAAAGTCTAAATTTACTGCAAAGTTTCTTCATTATAAAGGGAAACCTTTCAAATTAACGAATAAAGATGATGTCAAATTAATTACGGATGCTTTAGATGGTGACCGTTTTGAAGTGACGAAGGTAACTAAAAAAGAACGTACGCGTAAACCGGCGAATCCATTTACAACATCAACGTTACAACAAGAAGCGGCACGTAAATTAAACTTTAAAGCCCGAAAAACAATGATGATTGCGCAACAATTATATGAAGGTATCGACTTAAAACGTGGTGGCACAGTTGGTTTGATTACTTATATGAGAACTGATTCAGCACGTATCTCTAAAGATGCGCAAGCTGAAGCAAAATCATACATTGAGAAGCAGTATGGTAAAGAATATATTTCTAAAACTGTTAACAAGGGTAAACAGGGTGATCAAGATGCCCATGAAGCCATTCGTCCGACAAGTACGTTGCGTACACCTGACGAAGTGAAAAACTACTTAACACGTGATCAATTTAGATTATATAAATTAATTTGGGAACGTTTTGTAGCGAGTCAAATGGCAGCTGCTATTCTAGATACAGTTGCTGTCGACATAGAGCAAGGAGATATCAAGTTCCGTGCAAATGGCCAAACAATTAAATTTAAAGGTTTCATGACGCTCTATGTTGAAGCGGATGATGATGCGAAGAAAGAAAAAGAAAATCGTCTCCCTAAATTAGAAGAAGGCAATGAAGTGATTGCGACTAATATTGAACCAGCGCAACACTTTACGCAACCACCACCACGCTATACTGAAGCGAGACTGGTTAAAACATTAGAAGAATTGAAAATTGGTAGACCTTCAACATACGCACCAACCATTGATACCATCCAGAAACGTAACTATGTAAAAAGTGAAAGTAAACGTTTTGTACCTACTGAATTAGGGGAAATCGTACATGAACAGGTGAAAGAATATTTCCCTGAGATTATTGATGTAGACTTCACTGTAAATATGGAAACATTACTAGATAGAATTGCAGATGGTGAAATTGCTTGGCGTAAAGTAGTTGGCGATTTTTATAACAGCTTCAAGCAAGATGTCGCGCGTGCTGAGTCTGAAATGGAGAAAATCGAAATTAAAGATGAACCAGCTGGCGAAGATTGTGAAGTATGTGGACATCCAATGGTCATTAAAATGGGCCGCTATGGTAAGTTTATGGCATGTTCAAACTTCCCTGATTGTCGCAATACAAAAGCAATCGTCAAACCGATTGGTGTGAAGTGTCCAACATGTAAAGAAGGAGACGTCGTTGAACGTAAATCTAAGAAGAACCGGATATTCTATGGCTGTTCAAATTATCCAGAATGTGACTTTGTTTCATGGGATAAACCAATCGGACGTGATTGTCCAAAATGTAATCATTATTTAGCAGAACATAAAAAAGGTCGCACAACGCAAGTCGTTTGTTCGAACTGTGATTATAAAGAAGAAGCAGTAAAATAA
- the trmFO gene encoding FADH(2)-oxidizing methylenetetrahydrofolate--tRNA-(uracil(54)-C(5))-methyltransferase TrmFO, giving the protein MTAVNIIGAGLAGSEAAYQLAQRGVKVNLYEMRPVKQTPAHHTDKFAELVCSNSLRGNALTNAVGVLKEEMRRLDSLIIAAADKARVPAGGALAVDRHDFAGYITGTLKNHPNVTVKNEEITKIPEGPTIIATGPLTTEGLAEEIVAITGADQLYFYDAAAPIIEKDSIDMDKVYLKSRYDKGEAAYLNCPMTKEEFERFYEATLAAEVAPMKDFEKEKYFEGCMPFEVMASRGSKTLLFGPMKPVGLEDPKTGKRPYAVVQLRQDDAAGTLYNIVGFQTRLKWGEQKEVLRLIPGLENVDIVRYGVMHRNTFINSPGVLSETYEFKARPNLFFAGQMTGVEGYVESAASGMIAGINLAHRMLGKGDVIFPRETMLGSMAYYISHAENNKNFQPMNANFGLVPASPERIKDKKERYEALADRALTYLDSFKKTLN; this is encoded by the coding sequence ATGACAGCAGTCAATATTATTGGTGCAGGTCTTGCAGGATCAGAAGCAGCCTATCAACTTGCACAACGTGGGGTTAAAGTGAATTTATATGAGATGCGTCCTGTTAAACAAACACCAGCACACCATACGGACAAGTTTGCTGAGCTTGTATGTTCTAACTCGTTAAGAGGGAACGCCTTAACGAATGCGGTAGGTGTTTTAAAAGAGGAAATGCGACGCTTAGATTCGCTTATCATTGCGGCAGCAGATAAAGCACGTGTACCAGCGGGTGGTGCACTTGCTGTTGACCGTCATGATTTTGCAGGATACATTACAGGTACACTTAAAAATCATCCAAATGTAACAGTTAAAAATGAAGAAATTACAAAGATTCCTGAGGGACCAACGATTATTGCAACAGGCCCATTAACAACTGAAGGCTTAGCGGAAGAAATCGTTGCGATAACTGGTGCAGATCAATTGTATTTCTATGATGCAGCAGCACCGATCATTGAAAAAGACTCTATCGATATGGATAAAGTGTACTTAAAATCTCGCTATGACAAAGGTGAAGCAGCATATCTTAACTGTCCGATGACAAAAGAAGAATTTGAACGATTCTATGAAGCAACATTAGCGGCAGAAGTGGCACCGATGAAAGACTTTGAAAAAGAGAAGTATTTCGAAGGATGTATGCCATTTGAAGTGATGGCAAGTCGTGGTTCTAAAACATTATTATTTGGTCCAATGAAGCCAGTTGGATTGGAAGATCCAAAAACAGGAAAACGTCCATATGCGGTTGTTCAATTAAGACAAGATGATGCAGCGGGTACCCTTTATAATATTGTTGGTTTCCAAACACGTTTAAAATGGGGCGAACAAAAAGAAGTGTTACGTTTAATTCCTGGGCTTGAAAATGTAGACATCGTTCGTTATGGTGTAATGCATCGTAATACATTCATCAATTCACCAGGTGTTTTATCTGAAACGTATGAGTTCAAAGCACGTCCAAACTTATTCTTTGCTGGTCAAATGACAGGTGTAGAAGGATATGTAGAAAGTGCAGCAAGTGGTATGATTGCAGGAATTAATCTCGCACATCGTATGCTCGGTAAAGGGGATGTTATTTTCCCAAGAGAAACGATGCTAGGAAGTATGGCATATTATATCTCTCATGCAGAAAATAATAAAAACTTCCAACCGATGAATGCGAACTTTGGACTCGTTCCAGCATCACCTGAACGCATCAAGGATAAGAAAGAGCGTTATGAAGCATTAGCTGATCGTGCATTAACTTACCTTGACAGTTTTAAAAAGACGTTAAATTAA
- the xerC gene encoding tyrosine recombinase XerC produces the protein MEEIQQQFINMLKYERLFSEHTLKAYHDDIVQFNRFLVQEQLTLQSFSYQDARGFLQLLYDMGLQRTTVSRKISTLRSFYAYWMTIDEHITNPFVQLVHPKKERYLPSFFYAEEMEALFETVMQDQKKGLRDRVVLELLYATGIRVSELVGLKKSDVDLSMSVLKVMGKGQKERIVPFGEFCRQSLLEYFSSFGPIQHTTHEFLIVNMQGKPITERGVRYLLNDIVKRTTGVTSIHPHKLRHTFATHLLDAGADLRTVQSLLGHVNLSTTGRYTHVTNQQLRHVYLQAHPRATKGE, from the coding sequence TTGGAAGAAATCCAACAACAATTTATTAATATGCTCAAATATGAGCGCCTATTCTCAGAACATACATTGAAAGCATATCATGATGACATCGTTCAATTTAATCGCTTTTTGGTACAGGAGCAATTAACATTGCAATCTTTTAGCTATCAAGATGCGAGGGGATTTTTACAATTGTTATATGACATGGGACTGCAGCGTACAACCGTCTCACGAAAAATTTCAACGTTGCGCAGTTTCTATGCCTATTGGATGACGATAGACGAGCATATCACGAATCCATTTGTACAATTGGTACATCCGAAAAAGGAACGCTACTTACCATCATTTTTTTATGCTGAAGAAATGGAAGCACTGTTTGAAACAGTGATGCAAGATCAAAAAAAGGGTTTGAGAGACCGTGTTGTTCTCGAACTACTCTATGCAACAGGAATTCGAGTATCTGAACTTGTTGGATTGAAAAAATCTGATGTTGATTTATCGATGTCTGTACTCAAAGTCATGGGTAAGGGGCAGAAAGAACGTATCGTTCCATTTGGAGAGTTTTGTCGACAAAGCCTCTTGGAATATTTTTCTTCGTTCGGACCTATCCAGCATACAACACATGAATTCCTCATTGTAAATATGCAAGGGAAGCCGATTACGGAAAGAGGCGTCCGTTATTTACTCAATGACATTGTAAAGCGAACAACGGGTGTCACATCGATTCATCCGCATAAGTTGAGACATACATTTGCGACGCATTTATTAGATGCAGGCGCAGATCTCAGAACAGTTCAGAGCTTGTTAGGGCATGTAAATTTATCGACAACGGGGCGATATACACATGTGACGAATCAACAACTACGACATGTTTACTTACAAGCGCACCCACGTGCGACTAAAGGAGAGTAA
- the codY gene encoding GTP-sensing pleiotropic transcriptional regulator CodY — MSLLSKTRELSSLLQKHKGISVNFKDVAQTISKVTVTNVFIVSRRGKILGSCLNELLKNDRIIKMLDDKHIPDAYTEKLMHVYETTSNIDIEDPLSVFPLESRSLFEDSETTIFPIIGGGERLGTLVLGRLSEPFEENDLVLGEYAATVIGMEILREKHSEIEAEARDKAAISMAINSLSYSEKEAIDHIFEELGGTEGLLIASKVADRVGITRSVIVNALRKLESAGVIESRSLGMKGTFIKVKKQAFLEELERVE, encoded by the coding sequence ATGAGCTTATTATCAAAGACGAGAGAATTAAGTAGCTTATTACAAAAACATAAAGGGATTTCGGTAAACTTTAAAGATGTTGCACAAACAATTAGTAAAGTAACAGTGACAAACGTATTTATCGTTTCAAGAAGAGGTAAAATCTTAGGATCTTGCCTAAATGAATTATTAAAAAATGACCGTATTATTAAAATGTTAGATGACAAACATATTCCAGATGCATATACGGAAAAGTTAATGCATGTTTATGAAACAACATCTAACATTGATATTGAAGACCCATTATCAGTCTTCCCACTTGAAAGCAGAAGCTTATTTGAAGACTCAGAGACAACAATCTTCCCAATTATTGGTGGTGGGGAACGCTTAGGTACATTAGTGCTTGGCCGTTTATCAGAACCATTTGAAGAAAACGACCTTGTATTAGGAGAATATGCTGCAACAGTTATTGGTATGGAAATTCTACGTGAAAAACATTCTGAAATTGAAGCGGAAGCACGCGACAAAGCAGCCATCTCAATGGCAATCAACTCTTTATCATATTCTGAAAAAGAAGCAATTGATCACATTTTTGAAGAGCTTGGTGGTACAGAAGGATTACTTATTGCATCAAAAGTAGCTGACCGTGTGGGTATTACACGTTCAGTGATCGTAAATGCTTTACGTAAATTAGAAAGTGCAGGTGTTATTGAATCACGTTCACTTGGTATGAAAGGGACATTTATTAAAGTTAAAAAACAAGCCTTTCTTGAAGAATTAGAGCGTGTAGAATAA
- the sucD gene encoding succinate--CoA ligase subunit alpha translates to MSVFVDKNTKVIVQGITGSTALFHTKQMLEYGTQIVAGVTPGKGGQVVEGVPVFNTVEEAKNETGATVSVIYVPAPFAADAILECADAELDLAICITEHIPVVDMVKVKRYLEGKKTRLIGPNCPGVITSDETKIGIMPGYIHKKGHVGVVSRSGTLTYEAVHQLTEEGIGQSTAVGIGGDPVNGTNFIDVLEAFNNDEDTKAVVMIGEIGGTAEEEAAEWIKANMTKPVVGFIGGQTAPPGKRMGHAGAIISGGKGTAAEKIKTLNSCGIKTADTPSEIGATLIEAAKEAGIYESLLTVNK, encoded by the coding sequence ATGAGTGTATTTGTAGATAAGAATACGAAAGTTATCGTACAAGGTATTACAGGGTCAACTGCCCTTTTCCATACTAAACAAATGTTAGAATATGGTACACAAATCGTAGCAGGTGTTACACCAGGTAAAGGTGGCCAAGTGGTTGAAGGCGTACCAGTATTCAATACAGTAGAAGAAGCAAAAAATGAAACAGGTGCAACTGTATCAGTTATTTATGTACCTGCACCATTCGCAGCAGATGCGATTTTAGAATGTGCAGATGCTGAGTTAGACTTAGCTATTTGTATTACAGAACATATTCCAGTTGTGGATATGGTTAAAGTAAAACGCTACTTAGAAGGTAAGAAGACACGTCTTATCGGACCTAACTGCCCAGGTGTTATCACTTCAGATGAAACTAAGATTGGTATCATGCCTGGATATATTCACAAAAAAGGCCATGTAGGTGTTGTATCTCGTTCAGGTACATTAACTTATGAAGCAGTACATCAATTAACTGAAGAAGGCATCGGTCAATCAACAGCTGTTGGTATCGGTGGGGACCCAGTTAATGGTACAAACTTCATCGATGTATTAGAAGCATTCAACAATGACGAAGATACAAAAGCAGTTGTTATGATTGGTGAAATCGGTGGTACTGCTGAAGAAGAAGCAGCAGAATGGATTAAAGCTAACATGACAAAACCAGTTGTTGGCTTCATTGGTGGTCAAACAGCTCCTCCAGGAAAACGTATGGGTCATGCCGGTGCGATTATCTCTGGTGGTAAAGGGACAGCAGCTGAAAAAATTAAAACTTTAAATAGCTGTGGTATTAAAACAGCAGATACACCATCTGAAATTGGTGCAACTTTAATTGAAGCTGCTAAAGAAGCAGGTATTTATGAATCACTTTTAACAGTGAATAAATAA
- the hslV gene encoding ATP-dependent protease subunit HslV, which produces MSSSIHATTIYAVRHNGQAAMAGDGQVTLGQQVIMKNTAKKVRRLYNGKVIAGFAGSVADAFTLFEKFETKLQQYSGKLERAVVELAKEWRGDKQLRQLEAMLIVMDASNLLVVSGTGEVIAPDDDLIAIGSGGNFALSAGRALKRHASHLSAREMAYESLKVASEICVFTNDHIIVEEL; this is translated from the coding sequence ATGAGTTCATCAATTCATGCAACAACGATTTATGCAGTGAGACATAATGGACAAGCTGCAATGGCTGGTGACGGTCAAGTGACATTAGGGCAACAAGTGATTATGAAAAACACCGCCAAAAAAGTAAGAAGATTATACAATGGCAAAGTTATTGCTGGATTCGCTGGTAGTGTTGCTGACGCTTTTACGCTCTTTGAAAAGTTTGAAACCAAACTACAGCAGTACAGCGGTAAATTAGAAAGAGCCGTAGTAGAACTTGCTAAAGAATGGCGAGGAGATAAGCAGCTTCGTCAACTTGAAGCAATGCTTATCGTCATGGATGCTTCCAATTTATTAGTTGTGAGCGGTACGGGTGAAGTGATTGCACCTGATGATGATTTAATTGCAATTGGTTCAGGTGGTAACTTTGCACTAAGTGCAGGTCGTGCTTTAAAACGACATGCATCTCATCTTTCAGCACGTGAGATGGCATATGAAAGTTTAAAAGTTGCATCTGAGATATGTGTATTTACAAATGACCATATCATCGTTGAAGAATTATAA
- the sucC gene encoding ADP-forming succinate--CoA ligase subunit beta → MNIHEYQGKAIFRSMGVAVPEGRVAFSAEEAVEKAKELDTDVYVVKAQIHAGGRGKAGGVKIAKSLSEVETYANELLGKVLVTHQTGPEGKEVKRLYIEEGADIKKEYYVGFVIDRATDRVTLMASEEGGTEIEEVAAKSPEKIFKETIDPVVGLAPYQARRIAFNINIPKESVNKAVKFLISLYNVFIEKDCSIVEINPLVLTGDGDVLALDSKINFDDNALFRHKDIQELRDLEEEDPKEIEASKYDLSYIALDGNIGCMVNGAGLAMATMDTINHFNGTPANFLDVGGGATKEKVTEAFKIILGDDNVKGIFVNIFGGIMRCDVIAEGIVAAVKEVDLTLPLVVRLEGTNVAQGKQILEESGLAIEPASTMAEGAQKIVKLVNEA, encoded by the coding sequence ATGAATATCCATGAGTATCAAGGAAAAGCAATCTTTCGCTCAATGGGCGTAGCAGTACCTGAGGGGCGTGTTGCATTCTCAGCTGAAGAGGCTGTTGAAAAAGCGAAAGAATTAGACACAGATGTTTATGTAGTAAAAGCACAAATCCATGCAGGGGGCCGTGGTAAAGCTGGCGGTGTTAAAATTGCTAAGTCTTTATCTGAGGTTGAAACGTATGCGAATGAGTTATTAGGCAAAGTTCTAGTAACACATCAAACAGGTCCTGAAGGTAAAGAAGTAAAACGTCTTTACATTGAAGAAGGCGCGGACATCAAAAAAGAATACTATGTAGGCTTTGTTATTGACCGTGCAACGGATCGTGTCACATTAATGGCATCTGAAGAAGGGGGAACTGAGATCGAGGAAGTTGCTGCGAAGTCACCTGAAAAGATTTTCAAAGAAACAATCGATCCAGTGGTAGGTCTTGCACCATACCAAGCACGTCGTATTGCATTCAACATCAATATTCCTAAAGAATCAGTCAACAAAGCAGTTAAGTTTTTAATTTCACTTTACAACGTGTTTATTGAAAAAGACTGCTCAATCGTTGAGATTAACCCACTTGTTTTAACAGGTGATGGAGACGTATTAGCTTTAGACTCTAAGATCAACTTTGATGACAATGCATTATTCCGTCACAAAGATATTCAAGAATTACGCGACTTAGAAGAAGAAGATCCAAAAGAAATCGAAGCATCAAAATATGACCTTTCTTACATCGCTTTAGATGGTAACATCGGTTGTATGGTTAACGGTGCAGGTCTTGCAATGGCTACAATGGACACAATTAACCACTTCAATGGTACGCCAGCAAACTTCTTAGACGTAGGGGGCGGCGCTACAAAAGAAAAAGTTACAGAAGCATTCAAAATCATCTTAGGTGATGATAACGTTAAAGGTATTTTTGTAAATATCTTTGGTGGAATTATGCGTTGTGACGTTATTGCTGAAGGTATTGTAGCAGCGGTTAAAGAAGTAGACCTTACATTACCGTTAGTTGTACGTTTAGAAGGTACTAATGTTGCACAAGGTAAACAAATCTTGGAAGAATCAGGTTTAGCAATCGAGCCAGCAAGCACAATGGCTGAAGGTGCACAAAAAATTGTTAAACTTGTAAACGAAGCGTAA
- the hslU gene encoding ATP-dependent protease ATPase subunit HslU, protein MNTNGIKLTPKDIVSELDMYIVGQDEAKKKVAIALRNRYRRSLLDEETKQEIAPKNILMMGPTGVGKTEIARRMAKIVGAPFVKVEATKFTEVGYVGRDVESMVRDLVDVAVRLVKDQKKAAVQDEASAKANDKLVKLLVPSLKKKAAQNMNNPLESLFGGALPNFGQQQEEEEEPPTEEIKTKRSEIRRQLLAGQLEEEKVRIKVEQDPGALGMLGTQQNEQMQEMMNQLMPKKKVEKEVPVKTARKILTDEFADQMIDHETANQEALDLAQQMGIIFIDEIDKVATSNSQGMGQDVSRQGVQRDILPILEGSVVKTKYGTVSTEHMLFIGAGAFHVSKPSDLIPELQGRFPIRVELESLTVDDFVRILTEPKLSLIKQYELLLQTEEVTVNFTEEAIQRLAEMAYHVNQETDNIGARRLHTILEKMLEDLSFEAANMPHAHVDITPQYVDDKLKTISTNKDLSEFIL, encoded by the coding sequence ATGAATACAAATGGTATTAAGTTAACGCCAAAAGATATTGTCTCAGAGTTGGATATGTATATAGTAGGACAAGATGAAGCGAAGAAAAAAGTTGCGATTGCATTACGAAATCGATATCGTCGCAGTTTGTTAGATGAAGAAACGAAACAAGAGATTGCACCAAAAAATATTTTAATGATGGGACCTACAGGTGTCGGTAAAACTGAAATTGCAAGACGTATGGCCAAAATTGTTGGAGCACCGTTTGTAAAAGTAGAAGCGACAAAGTTCACTGAGGTTGGATATGTAGGTCGTGATGTTGAAAGCATGGTCCGTGACCTTGTTGATGTTGCAGTGCGATTAGTTAAAGATCAAAAAAAGGCAGCTGTTCAAGATGAAGCTTCAGCTAAAGCAAATGACAAACTTGTTAAATTGCTTGTGCCGAGTCTGAAGAAGAAAGCAGCACAAAATATGAACAACCCATTAGAATCGCTGTTTGGTGGAGCATTACCTAATTTTGGTCAGCAACAAGAAGAAGAGGAAGAGCCACCAACAGAAGAAATTAAAACTAAGCGTTCTGAAATCAGACGTCAACTTTTAGCGGGTCAATTGGAAGAAGAAAAAGTACGCATCAAAGTCGAACAAGACCCAGGTGCACTTGGTATGTTAGGAACGCAACAGAATGAGCAAATGCAAGAAATGATGAATCAACTGATGCCTAAGAAAAAAGTTGAGAAAGAAGTACCTGTTAAAACAGCACGTAAAATATTGACTGATGAATTTGCAGATCAAATGATTGATCATGAGACAGCAAATCAAGAAGCATTAGATTTGGCACAACAGATGGGGATTATCTTTATTGACGAGATTGATAAGGTAGCCACATCTAACAGTCAAGGAATGGGCCAAGATGTGTCACGCCAAGGTGTTCAACGTGACATTCTACCTATTCTTGAAGGTAGCGTGGTTAAAACAAAATATGGTACGGTAAGTACGGAACACATGTTATTTATCGGTGCAGGTGCGTTCCATGTATCTAAACCAAGTGACTTGATTCCGGAATTGCAAGGGCGTTTCCCAATTCGTGTAGAACTTGAAAGTTTAACAGTGGATGACTTTGTAAGAATCTTAACAGAACCAAAATTATCATTGATTAAACAATATGAATTATTGCTTCAGACGGAAGAAGTGACTGTGAACTTTACAGAAGAAGCAATTCAACGCCTTGCTGAAATGGCATATCATGTCAACCAGGAAACGGACAACATTGGTGCACGACGATTGCATACAATTTTAGAAAAAATGTTAGAAGATTTATCATTTGAAGCGGCGAATATGCCACATGCACATGTTGATATTACGCCACAGTATGTAGACGACAAGTTAAAAACAATTTCAACAAATAAAGATTTAAGTGAATTTATTTTATAA